The window ACCGAGGTGCTTTGCGGGCGCGGGTCCCGCGGAGGGTCCACTCGGACCAGGAAGCCCGTCCATTCTTGGCCGGCGGTCTGCTGCCCTGACCTAAGCCACAGCAGCAGTGCCAGGCAGACGGCCCCGAGAAACGCCACACCGCCGAGGAGGATGAGACCGTTCTCTGGTTCCCTCAGCACGGCCAGTACCCCGACCAGCCCGAAGACACCGAAGAGGAATACGGCGACGGCGACCAGCATCACCCGCGATCCTTGCTCTTCGGCGCGCGCTGCCCGGACGTTGGCCCGCGGGCCAGGACCCGCACCCGGTCTGCTGCCCGACGGCGCGTGCGGACCGCGGCGCGCCGACCCGTCCCGGCCGGGCACCCCGTGCAGCAGCTGCCAGCCCATCCACTGGTGCCGCTCCTCGACCTCCGCTCGAGCGAGTCTCGTGGCGAAGGAAGCTCGCCGGTAGTAGCGAACCTGCGAGCAGACGGTCGGCGGTAGCGCCGCGAGCAGAAAGGTGATGAGCAGCAGCACATACTGACCTGGCTCGAAGTCCCACCAGCCTGGGGATGCGATAACACCGATCAGCGTCAGGAAGAAGGCGTAGAGCGGCAGGTGCAGCCGCAGCACCTCCCGACCACGCGCCCGGTCGGTGTGGCTGCCGGAGAAGTACACCGCTCCGACGAACGGCCGCTCCTCGATCGGAAAGAACCAGCGAGCCCGGTACGGCTGCGTCGCCTCAGGATCGACATCGATGTCCCGTTCCTCACCCGCGGGGAGCGGGCGTACCGGCAGGGCCAGCACTCGCGGGTCGTAGATCGCCCATGACCACGCCTTTCTCAGCTCCCAAGCCCGGTTCCATCGACGTCGATACCAGGCCCAACCCGTCCACGCGACGGCGAGCAGGCCGCAGCCGGCGAGAGCCAGCACGGGATCAGGGCCAGCAACCGGTACGCCCGGCAGCAGTGCGGCCACGAACCACACCAGGGGCGCGAGCCCGACGAGCTGGAAGAGGATCAAGAAGCTGCCGGCGACCATTCGGAAGATTGAGAGATCCACCTGCTCCGCGCGCCAGAGGTGAGCGCATGCGGCGGCATACCAGTCTCCGAAGGTGCCGGCGGGCGTGACATCGTCCGGATGGGGCGGGAGCCCGCGCGTGAGGGCCTCCGGCTTGAGGGGAACCACGCCCCAGTAGGTCCGACGGGCCTTGGCCCCCAGCGGCCCGACCCATGCGGGTGTCCTGTGGACGTACCCCAACGCTGACCTCCCAGGTGGACCGGCGCGACGGGAGCCAGCGTACGGGTGGTGCAGTTGCCCACCCTTGGACAAGGCCGCATTTCACCCCGGCTTTTCCTCGGGCGAGATCCTCTCCTTCCTCATTCACGGACCGCAGTTCATCGCGTACCTCGCGTTCTGGCTCCTCATGCCGAACGACTCCGAGTAGCCGACCCGCACTGCCAAGCCACCGGAGCCCGGACCGCCACGGTCCGGGCTCTGGCGTTTCACCCCGAATGTCTGCAATGCTTTGCAGCAAGATCCGGAAAGGGCCCCGCAATGACGCGCGCGCCCGCGCCGGGACGACGCCGCAAGGAGCCGCAATGATGCGCCATCCGAACGTGCCCCGACGCCTGTTCGCCACCCTGACGACGTTCGCCACCGCACTCACCCTGGGCCTGGTCGCCGTTGCGGCCGCTCCCACCGTGGAACGAGCCGACGCCGCTACCCCGCCGCACGGTGACGGGGACGTCATCCTGAACATGTTCCAGTGGACCTGGGACTCGGTCGCCGCGGAGTGCGCCAATACGATCGGCCCGGCCGGGTTCGGCTACGTGCAGGTCTCTCCACCGATGGAGCACGTCCGTGGCTCCCAGTGGTGGACCTCGTACCAGCCGGTGAGCTACCGGATCGAGTCCAAGCTGGGCACCCGCGCCGAGTTCGCGAACATGGTCGCCGCCTGCGACGCGGTCGGCGTCGGCGTGATCGCGGACGCCGTCGTGAACCACATGGCGGCGGGTTCCGGCACTGGGGTCGCAGGCAGCACCTACGGCCAGGACTCGTTCCCCGGCACCTACAGCGCCCCGGACTTCAACGACTGCCGCACCAACATCGCGGACTACACCAACCGGTACGAGGTGCAGAACTGCCGCCTGGTCTCGCTGCAGGACCTGCGCACCGGCTCCGACTACGTGCGCGGCCGGCTGGCCGCCTACTTCAACGACCTGGTCTCGCTCGGCGTCGACGGGTTCCGGATCGACGCCGCGAAACACATCCCGGCGTCGGACCTCGCGGCGATCAAGTCCCGGATGAACAACCCGAACGTGTTCTGGGTGCACGAGGTGATCGGCGCGGCGGGCGAGCCCATCCAGCCGGCCGAGTATCTGGGCAGCGGAGACTCGCACGAGTTCAACTACGCCCGGCAGCTCAGGGCCAACTTCGACGGGCAGATCAGGAACCTGCGGTTCATCGGTGACGGCAAGCTGCCGTACGACCGAGCGGGAGTGTTCGTGGACAACCACGACACCGAGCGCAACGGCGAGACGATGAGCTACAAGTGGGGCGCCAAGTACATCCTGGCCAACACGTTCATGCTGTCCTGGCCCTACGGTTCGCCCACCGTGTACTCGGGTTACGAGTTCTCCAACAACGACGCCGGTGCGCCCGGCGCCACCGAGACCACGGTCCCGGACGCGACCTGCGGCGCCGGGCGGTGGACGTGCACGCAGCGGTGGACGGAGATCCGCGGCATGGTCGGCTTCCACAACGCCGTCTCCGGCACGTTGGTCACAAACTGGTGGGACGACGGCGGCAACCTCGTCGCCTACGGCCGGGGCAACCGGGGGTACGTGGTGCTGAACAACACGGCCTCTGCCGTGTCGCGCTCGTTCCAGACGTCGCTCCCGGCGGGGACGTACTGCGACGTCGTCGCGTCGTCGAACTGCTCGGTGACGCGGACCGTCGGCAGCGACGGCTGGTTCACCGCGACGGTCCCGGCGTACGGAGCACTGGCGATCCACGTGAACGCCCGAGGCTGAGCTCCACTCGGCGACTACACACCTGCGGGGTGGGTTGCGCTGAGTAGATCTTGTCTACTCAGCGCAACCCACCCCGCATTCCTATGGTTACCGCGCGTGGCTACCGCGAGACGCCCAAACCCTCGGTCAGCGGAACAGCCTCCACGAGCTGCCCAGGTCGAGGAAAACCGTCTCGCCGGTCGCGTCCTGCACGCCGTCGTTGTCGGTCACGGCGTAGACGCGGCCGTCACCGCCGATCGTGAGGCCCTCGAGCTTCTCCTGCGTCCAGCCGTTCGTCGCACGCAGCGCGGGCAGGACGTCGATCGCCAGCTTTTTGCGGAGCACCGGAACCGTGCCCGGGCGCGGGTCGCGCTTCGGCAGGTCCACCGTGTACACGGCCTTGAGCTCCGCCGCCGGGCCGTTGAGCTTGTCCCGCTCGATCACGGCGAGCGTGTTGCTGTCCACCACCGTCACCTCGGACAGGCCCACCCAGTCGCCATCGGCGGTCGGCGCGGACAGCGGGTAGCCGAACCAGGTCCACTCGCCGGTCGCGACGTCGTACCGCCCGATGCGGGCGTAACCGCCGAGGCCGTCGTCGCTGGTCAGGCCACGCTGCAGCGCGACGAAGAGGTGCTCACCGTCGCGGTCCACCGTCCCGGCCACACCCTCGATGCCCCATCGCCCGAGGCCCGAGGCAACGTCGTCGGGCAGGCTGATCCGCTGCTGGACGCTGCCCGACGCCGACACGCGCACCAGCGCGTTCTGCGCGCCGGTCGCACCCTCGACGCCGAGCCAGAACCCGCCGGCTTTGCCCCGGACGGACGGCCGGGCCCAGATGCCCTCGGCGTCCAGGCCGACCGGTTCGCCGGCCTCGGTGACGACGATCTCGCGGTCGATCACCGCGGGCTCGTCGTCGGTGCCGCGCGAGCCTGCGGTCGAGACGGAGAGGATCGACGTCGGCGACTTCGCGGCGTCGGTCACCGTCCACAGGCGGTCCCGCCGGTCCGGGTCGGCCGAGAGGGCGCCGAGCGCGGTCCAGCCGATCGGCTTCTTCTCGCCGTCAGCGGTGCGGACGTCGGCGGAGACGATCGACGGGAACGCGGGCGTTCCAGCATCGCGGGCGTACCGGTACCCCTTGCCGAACACCGACACCGACGCGCGGACGCCGACCTCGGCGTCGTCCTCCTCGGAGGAGACGACGAGCAGGTTCCGCGACGGGACCGGCAGGATCCCCTCCGGACCGTTCGTCGTGGCCAGGACCTGCACGAACCGCGGCCTCGACGCGCGGGACACGTCGTAGACGGCCACGAAGTTGGACCGCTCGGAACCCACGAACGCGTACCGGACCCCGTCGAGCGTCGCGACCGCGAGGCCCTCCATCTCCACGCCCTTGTTGTCGGCGCGGTCGTCGTTGTGCAGGCCCACGCTCACGGCCAGCTCCTCGAGGTCGGCGCCCGCGTCCCAGACGACGTCGCCGGTCGCGGCCTCGAAGACCGACCAGCCGCGCGTGCCGCCCTTCCAGTCGCCCTCGTTCGCCGTGGCGACGTGCTCGTCGTCCACCCAGCCGATCGCGTCGGGCTCGCGCGGTACCGCCGGGAGCGAACCGGTCTGGTCGATCACATCGTCGTTGTCGACGTCCACGCCCTCCAGCGCGACGTCGCCCGCGGAGAACACGCTCTCGAGCTCGCCTGTGACGACGTCGAGCACCGCGACGCCGTTGTTCTCCTGGAGCGTCACCGCGACCTTGGTGTCGGACGGGTTGATCGCCACGTACTCCGGCTCCGCGTCCTGCGGGGTGTCCAGGCCCGCGTCCGCGAGCGCCTGCACGTCGAGCGCAACGGGGCGCGTCTGCCAGGCCGCGGGGTCGCTGCCCGGGAGGTCCACGAACTGCAGGAACCCGGCGGGGGCCTGCGGGAGGTCGCCCTCCTCGCCCTCGCCGGTGTCGGGCAGCGCGTCTTCGTCGCGCTGGTTCTCCATGGCGATGACGGCGTGGGCGCCGTCGTGCGTGACGGCTATCGAGTCGGGCTGGCCGCCCAGGTCGATCGAGCGCACGCGGGTGCGGGTCGCGAGGTCGACGATGTCGAGGCGGCCCGACGGCGCGGTGAACGACGGCGAGCTGTCGACGACGACGAGCACGTAGTCGCCGACGACGGCGACCGACGTCGGCTCGTCATGCTCGGAGCCGAGCTCCGCGAGCGAGAGGGTGCCGAGGCCCTGCGGCGCGTCGGGGTCGCTGATGTCGACGAACCCGATCCGGCGTGCGGCGGCATCGGTGTGGACGAGGGTCTTGCCGTCGTCGGTGACGGCGGAGATCTCGGCGAGCGTCGTCTCCGCGGGGTCGGTGCCAGCGGGGACGTTCTGGAAGACGGGGTAGGTGGCGAGGCGGTGGAAGGTCTCGCGTGCGCTGGGCGAGCCGAGCGGGCTGGGCGAGCCGAACGTGCCGGCCGAGCCGAAGGCGCTGACGCCGCTTGCAACCGAGCTCGTCGAGGCCTGCTGACCGGCGGCGTACGCCGGGATAACGCTCAGCCCCAGTGCGAGGGCGGCGCCGGAAGCGATGAATGCCGCGTGGCGGCGGTTGGGGGACACGTTGCGCACGTTTGCCTGACCTGGTGGCGGTCAGGCTGCGCCCCGATGGCGGCGGGGTTGCGGCAGGGTGAACACCGCGGGGGCAAACTACTGTGAAGGAGTGACAGTCCTTGCAGAGCTACGTGCGCTGCTGCGCCTCCCCGGGTTCCGCAAGCTGTTCGCGGTACGCCTGGTCTCCCAGGCCGGTGACGGCATGTTCCAGGTGGGGCTCGCCAGCCTCCTGTTCTTCAGCCCGCAGTCGCAGGGGTCGGCCGCGGCGATCGCCGGCGCGTTCGCGGTGATGCTGGCGCCGTTCACGGTGGTGGGTCCGTTCGCCGGTGTGTTCCTGGACCGCTGGCAGCGCCGCCAGGTGCTGGTCTACGGCAATGCGGTGCGGGTGCTGATCACCGGCACGATGGCGGTGCTCATGCTCACCCAGGGCGTCTCCCCGGCGATCTACGTGCTCGGGCTCGCCGCCCTGAGCGTCAACCGGTTCCTCCTCGCGGGCCTGTCGGCGGGCCTGCCGCGGGTGGTCCAGGGCGACCTGCTGCTCACGGCCAATGCGCTCACGCCGACGCTCGGCGCGGGCGCGGCGTTCCTCGGGGGCGGCATCGGCTTTGTGCTCGGCCTCGCGATGCCGGCCGGCCGCATCCAGGACGCGACGGCGCTGGCCTGCGCGTGCGTCGTCATGGGCTGCGCCGCGCTGCTCGGGCTGCGGATGTCGCGCACGCTGCTGGGCCCGGAGCGCCCGGCCGTGGACTCGATCCGCAACCAGATCGTGGCCGTGGCGCGCGGCCTGGTCGACGGCGCCCGCTACCTGGCCGCCCGCCGCACCCCCGGCCAGGCCCTGCTGGTGATGGCGCTGCACCGGTTCCTCTACGGGGTGGTCTTCATCGCGTCGATCCTGATGTCGCGCAACCTGCTGGCCGACCCGGGTGATCGCACCGCCGGGCTCGCGACGTTTGCCACGGTGATCGGGGCGACCGGCGTCGGCGGCGGGCTCGCGATAGTGCTCACCGCGGTACTGGCCAGGCGGATGGCCCCGCAGACGTGGATCGCCGTGATGCTGCTTGTGGCGGGGGCGTCGCAGCTGATCCTCGTGCCCGAGCCGGGCATTGTCACCGTGGTCACGGCCGCCGCGCTGCTCGGGCTCGCGGCGCAGGGCGCGAAGATCGCCGTCGACACGATCGTGCAGCGCGACTCCGAGGACGCCTACCGCGGCCGCGCGTTCGCGTTCTACGACGTCCTCTACAACGCGGCGTTTGTGGGTGCCGCAGCCATCGCGGCCTTCCTCGTGCCCGACGCCGGATGGTCACCCGGGCTCTTCGTCGCTCTCTCCCTGGGGTACGTGGCGGCAGCGATCCTGTTCGGGATGCGGGGTGCACGCACGGCTTCGCTGCCTCGGCAAACGCAGAGCGGGTGAATTTGTGGATGAGGTCCGGTCGATTGAGCCGATCACGTCCGTTTTGACGGCTGAACGGTGCAAGGATTACGAGAACTTATCTACAGGGACTGGAGGTTTCCGTTCATGTCCGACGCACCAACCGTCACCCCGACGCCCAGCTGGGGTGAGGTGTTCCCCTGGTTCCGCGAGGTCATGGCCGAAGACGACGCCTGGTACGTCGGTCAGGTCGACAGCAAGACCGACGTCGGGGTCGCGCGCCTCGCCGACGTCGCGGTAACCCGTCTCAAGTCGTTGCCCGTGGGCCGGCTCTTTCCCGCAGTGCGGCGGATCGAGCGCCTCGACGGGCTCGGCTGGCCCAAGCACCGGCTGCTCAACGCACTGCACCGGGGAGGCTGCTTCACCGGCGACGACCTCTCTTACATGGTGATCGCAGAGATGCTCTCCTGGGAGTCGGTCGGTCCGATCATCGTGAAGCAGATCCTCGAGGTCGTCGCGCTCGAGGAGATCCGGGCCAGCTCGGCCAGGTAACAAGTGAGCTCGGCGAAGCGGGTGGCCAGGCACGTCAAGCGACTGGCTCGGCCAGGCAGGGGGCCCGCTCGGCCAAGCGCACGGATCACGTCTCGGCGGCGACCGTGTCCGGAACAGCAGCCGCA is drawn from Promicromonospora sp. Populi and contains these coding sequences:
- a CDS encoding alpha-amylase family protein, giving the protein MMRHPNVPRRLFATLTTFATALTLGLVAVAAAPTVERADAATPPHGDGDVILNMFQWTWDSVAAECANTIGPAGFGYVQVSPPMEHVRGSQWWTSYQPVSYRIESKLGTRAEFANMVAACDAVGVGVIADAVVNHMAAGSGTGVAGSTYGQDSFPGTYSAPDFNDCRTNIADYTNRYEVQNCRLVSLQDLRTGSDYVRGRLAAYFNDLVSLGVDGFRIDAAKHIPASDLAAIKSRMNNPNVFWVHEVIGAAGEPIQPAEYLGSGDSHEFNYARQLRANFDGQIRNLRFIGDGKLPYDRAGVFVDNHDTERNGETMSYKWGAKYILANTFMLSWPYGSPTVYSGYEFSNNDAGAPGATETTVPDATCGAGRWTCTQRWTEIRGMVGFHNAVSGTLVTNWWDDGGNLVAYGRGNRGYVVLNNTASAVSRSFQTSLPAGTYCDVVASSNCSVTRTVGSDGWFTATVPAYGALAIHVNARG
- a CDS encoding esterase-like activity of phytase family protein — protein: MSPNRRHAAFIASGAALALGLSVIPAYAAGQQASTSSVASGVSAFGSAGTFGSPSPLGSPSARETFHRLATYPVFQNVPAGTDPAETTLAEISAVTDDGKTLVHTDAAARRIGFVDISDPDAPQGLGTLSLAELGSEHDEPTSVAVVGDYVLVVVDSSPSFTAPSGRLDIVDLATRTRVRSIDLGGQPDSIAVTHDGAHAVIAMENQRDEDALPDTGEGEEGDLPQAPAGFLQFVDLPGSDPAAWQTRPVALDVQALADAGLDTPQDAEPEYVAINPSDTKVAVTLQENNGVAVLDVVTGELESVFSAGDVALEGVDVDNDDVIDQTGSLPAVPREPDAIGWVDDEHVATANEGDWKGGTRGWSVFEAATGDVVWDAGADLEELAVSVGLHNDDRADNKGVEMEGLAVATLDGVRYAFVGSERSNFVAVYDVSRASRPRFVQVLATTNGPEGILPVPSRNLLVVSSEEDDAEVGVRASVSVFGKGYRYARDAGTPAFPSIVSADVRTADGEKKPIGWTALGALSADPDRRDRLWTVTDAAKSPTSILSVSTAGSRGTDDEPAVIDREIVVTEAGEPVGLDAEGIWARPSVRGKAGGFWLGVEGATGAQNALVRVSASGSVQQRISLPDDVASGLGRWGIEGVAGTVDRDGEHLFVALQRGLTSDDGLGGYARIGRYDVATGEWTWFGYPLSAPTADGDWVGLSEVTVVDSNTLAVIERDKLNGPAAELKAVYTVDLPKRDPRPGTVPVLRKKLAIDVLPALRATNGWTQEKLEGLTIGGDGRVYAVTDNDGVQDATGETVFLDLGSSWRLFR
- a CDS encoding MFS transporter; this encodes MTVLAELRALLRLPGFRKLFAVRLVSQAGDGMFQVGLASLLFFSPQSQGSAAAIAGAFAVMLAPFTVVGPFAGVFLDRWQRRQVLVYGNAVRVLITGTMAVLMLTQGVSPAIYVLGLAALSVNRFLLAGLSAGLPRVVQGDLLLTANALTPTLGAGAAFLGGGIGFVLGLAMPAGRIQDATALACACVVMGCAALLGLRMSRTLLGPERPAVDSIRNQIVAVARGLVDGARYLAARRTPGQALLVMALHRFLYGVVFIASILMSRNLLADPGDRTAGLATFATVIGATGVGGGLAIVLTAVLARRMAPQTWIAVMLLVAGASQLILVPEPGIVTVVTAAALLGLAAQGAKIAVDTIVQRDSEDAYRGRAFAFYDVLYNAAFVGAAAIAAFLVPDAGWSPGLFVALSLGYVAAAILFGMRGARTASLPRQTQSG